The genomic interval TGTCCTGGAGCGTGGCGTAAGGCGGCAGGCCGAGGAGGGAGAGCAGTCCCGGATCGTAGGCATCGGCCATGGACAGGCCGTGTTCCTTGAAGTACTGGAAGTAGACGCGGTAGAAGAAGGCCTCGTAGACTTTCTTGATCTCGTCGTGGTCCATATTCACCAGCCGGTTCAGGGGATACGCGACCCGGTCGTCGTTCACGGACCGCGTGGAGAAGAAGGCGTCCCATACCAGCGTCTGGTGGTCCTCCCGCGGACGGGTCCTGAACCGGATGCGGCACTCGGTCTGCTTGAGTTGACGCAGTTTGCGTTTCAGCTGGGGAATGGTCATGGCGGGATCCGGTGATGGACGCTGTGACGGACTCGGTGATGGACGCGATGTTGGTCGCGGCGACGGATAGAGTGTTAGACGCGATAACAGACGCGTATCGGACACGCTGTTGGACTTGTCGCGGCCAACCAGCCGACTCGGGCTAATTCAACATGGACGGCAGGCTTTCCATCGATTCCGCCCGGGGCAGGGGATGGTCCCAGGGCCATGCCACTTCCTGCCGCAGATACCAGGCCGCCTGGATGGGCTTCATGCCGGCGGATGCCGCGCCGCGCAACTCGTCAAAGCCCCCGTCCCCTACGAAGTACGCGTCGGACGGACGGATATTCATGCGAGCACAGGCGAGATCGTAGATCTTTCTGTCCGGTTTCATCATCCAGACTTCGCAGGAAAAGACCACATCATCCACG from Gemmatimonadota bacterium carries:
- a CDS encoding DnaJ domain-containing protein, which translates into the protein MTIPQLKRKLRQLKQTECRIRFRTRPREDHQTLVWDAFFSTRSVNDDRVAYPLNRLVNMDHDEIKKVYEAFFYRVYFQYFKEHGLSMADAYDPGLLSLLGLPPYATLQDIKRRYRELAQVHHPDHGGDHDAFIEVVDAYERLTAKGRS